One segment of Solanum stenotomum isolate F172 chromosome 1, ASM1918654v1, whole genome shotgun sequence DNA contains the following:
- the LOC125842988 gene encoding U-box domain-containing protein 26-like yields the protein MPGSLDPLDVGVQIPYHFRCPISLELMQDPVTVCTGQTYDRQSIESWVATGNTTCPVTRAPLSDFTLIPNHTLRRLIQEWCVANRAFGVERIPTPKQPADPSLVRSLLNQAAAQSNHMNSRVAALRRLRGLARDSDKNRSVISANNAREILLAIVFSRMDSDSSELNHESLAILSMFPLSEPECVFVASDPERVSYLVAMLFHPSIDVRVNSAALIEIVVAGMRSPELRAQISNADDVFEGIVGILNYPLAYPRALKVGIKALFALCLVKQHRQRAVTAGAVEALIDRLQDFEKCDAERALATIELLSRIPSGCAALASHALTVPLLVKIILKISERATEYAAGALLSLCSASEQAQKEAVAAGVLIQLLLLVQSDCTERAKRKAQMLLKQLRDCWPEDSIANSDDFACSDVVPF from the coding sequence ATGCCTGGAAGTTTAGACCCTTTGGATGTTGGTGTTCAGATTCCATACCATTTTCGTTGTCCAATCTCCTTAGAGCTTATGCAAGATCCGGTCACCGTCTGTACCGGTCAAACTTACGACCGCCAAAGCATTGAGTCCTGGGTGGCCACCGGAAATACTACTTGTCCGGTAACAAGGGCGCCGCTCAGTGATTTCACTCTTATTCCAAATCATACTCTTCGCCGCCTTATACAGGAGTGGTGTGTTGCGAACCGGGCTTTCGGAGTTGAGCGGATTCCGACGCCGAAACAACCAGCTGATCCGTCGTTGGTCCGGTCGTTGCTGAATCAGGCGGCGGCTCAGTCGAATCATATGAATTCTAGGGTTGCGGCGTTGAGGAGACTCAGAGGACTAGCTCGTGACTCGGATAAGAACCGGTCTGTAATTTCGGCGAACAACGCACGGGAAATACTTCTGGCGATTGTATTCTCCCGTATGGATTCGGACTCATCGGAGTTGAATCACGAGTCGCTCGCGATTCTATCCATGTTTCCGCTCTCTGAACCGGAATGCGTTTTTGTCGCTTCCGATCCGGAACGAGTTAGTTACCTGGTTGCTATGCTTTTTCATCCTTCTATCGATGTCCGAGTCAACTCAGCTGCTTTGATTGAGATTGTAGTCGCCGGAATGAGATCCCCGGAGCTCCGTGCTCAAATCAGCAATGCGGATGACGTCTTCGAAGGAATCGTCGGAATTTTGAATTATCCGTTGGCGTATCCGAGAGCGTTGAAAGTCGGAATCAAGGCGTTATTTGCTTTATGCCTAGTAAAGCAACACCGACAAAGAGCGGTGACCGCCGGAGCGGTGGAAGCGCTAATCGATAGGCTACAGGATTTCGAGAAATGCGATGCGGAAAGAGCACTCGCCACAATCGAACTCCTCTCCAGAATTCCATCAGGATGCGCAGCGTTAGCATCTCACGCGCTAACGGTGCCTCTCCTGGTGAAAATTATCCTGAAGATATCGGAGCGTGCGACGGAATACGCCGCCGGAGCACTGCTATCGCTTTGCTCAGCGTCGGAACAAGCTCAGAAAGAGGCGGTCGCCGCCGGCGTGTTGATTCAGCTGCTGCTGTTAGTTCAAAGCGATTGTACAGAACGTGCGAAGCGAAAAGCACAAATGCTTTTGAAGCAGCTTCGCGATTGTTGGCCGGAGGACTCCATCGCCAATTCAGATGATTTTGCCTGCAGCGACGTCGTTCCGTTTTGA